Proteins encoded together in one Festucalex cinctus isolate MCC-2025b chromosome 8, RoL_Fcin_1.0, whole genome shotgun sequence window:
- the mettl1 gene encoding tRNA (guanine-N(7)-)-methyltransferase isoform X1 produces the protein MSSSSMPQKRYYRQRAHSNPMAHHSFDYPVCPEEMDWHSLYPQFFNGEQSQEGTPQVEFADIGCGYGGLLVELSPLFPDKLMLGLEIRVKVSDYVQDRIKSLREANPGSYQNISCLRSNAMKYLPNFFKKGQLSKMFFLFPDPHFKKTKHKWRIISPTLLAEYAYTLRIGGLVYTITDVEEVHLWMVKHFSEHPLFTRVSDEELVDDVIVSRLGVCTEEGKKVQRNSGKNFHAIFRRIEDPN, from the exons ATGAGTTCGTCGTCAATGCCGCAGAAGCGTTACTACAGACAGCGAGCACATTCAAACCCGATGGCACATCATTCGTTTGATTA TCCTGTGTGTCCAGAGGAGATGGACTGGCACTCCCTTTATCCACAATTCTTTAATGGGGAGCAGTCTCAAGAAGGAACTCCACAAGTGGAGTTTGCAGACATTGGGTGTGGATATGGAGGACTTTTAG TGGAGTTATCTCCACTTTTCCCGGACAAACTCATGCTGGGCCTGGAGATCCGGGTGAAGGTATCCGATTATGTCCAGGATCGTATAAAATCATTGCGTGAGGCCAATCCAGGAAGCTACCAAAACATTTCCTGCCTTCGCAGTAACGCCATGAAGTATCTTCCCAACTTCTTCAAGAAGGGACAG ctTAGCAAGATGTTCTTCCTTTTCCCGGACCCTCATTTTAAGAAGACCAAACACAAATGGAGGATCATCAGTCCCACGCTGTTGGCAGAGTATGCCTACACACTGAGAATCGGG GGTTTGGTTTACACCATCACAGACGTGGAGGAGGTCCACCTTTGGATGGTGAAGCACTTCAGCGAACATCCATTATTTACACGGGTCTCCGATGAAGAGCTG gttgatgatgtcatcgttTCGCGGTTGGGTGTGTGCACAGAGGAGGGAAAGAAAGTGCAACGGAACAGCGGGAAAAACTTTCATGCTATTTTCCGGCGGATTGAAGATCCTAATTGA
- the mettl1 gene encoding tRNA (guanine-N(7)-)-methyltransferase isoform X2: protein MDWHSLYPQFFNGEQSQEGTPQVEFADIGCGYGGLLVELSPLFPDKLMLGLEIRVKVSDYVQDRIKSLREANPGSYQNISCLRSNAMKYLPNFFKKGQLSKMFFLFPDPHFKKTKHKWRIISPTLLAEYAYTLRIGGLVYTITDVEEVHLWMVKHFSEHPLFTRVSDEELVDDVIVSRLGVCTEEGKKVQRNSGKNFHAIFRRIEDPN from the exons ATGGACTGGCACTCCCTTTATCCACAATTCTTTAATGGGGAGCAGTCTCAAGAAGGAACTCCACAAGTGGAGTTTGCAGACATTGGGTGTGGATATGGAGGACTTTTAG TGGAGTTATCTCCACTTTTCCCGGACAAACTCATGCTGGGCCTGGAGATCCGGGTGAAGGTATCCGATTATGTCCAGGATCGTATAAAATCATTGCGTGAGGCCAATCCAGGAAGCTACCAAAACATTTCCTGCCTTCGCAGTAACGCCATGAAGTATCTTCCCAACTTCTTCAAGAAGGGACAG ctTAGCAAGATGTTCTTCCTTTTCCCGGACCCTCATTTTAAGAAGACCAAACACAAATGGAGGATCATCAGTCCCACGCTGTTGGCAGAGTATGCCTACACACTGAGAATCGGG GGTTTGGTTTACACCATCACAGACGTGGAGGAGGTCCACCTTTGGATGGTGAAGCACTTCAGCGAACATCCATTATTTACACGGGTCTCCGATGAAGAGCTG gttgatgatgtcatcgttTCGCGGTTGGGTGTGTGCACAGAGGAGGGAAAGAAAGTGCAACGGAACAGCGGGAAAAACTTTCATGCTATTTTCCGGCGGATTGAAGATCCTAATTGA
- the LOC144024518 gene encoding E3 ubiquitin-protein ligase MARCHF9-like — MTGVTRGCSWPSLTCFRRDDDKEKEDNQEPGDKALQEDAISLYSLAESGMHSPQCRICFQGPDKGELLSPCRCDGSVRYSHHSCLVRWIGETGSLSCEICHCKYQAFSVGTKNLWQWQSISLNLTEKGQISAIILGSVILGCATWSITTLFAEFPPQGYISQILYGFYVFMEVFCSGLVILQGPCLYRIIKRWHIMNQNWKVLNYEKRKDLSSSDSKGGEESITVEVPDNGQEPRRRSRSCITLYVGNTILRILNRLRPNNLTVNHEVVMRVTTV; from the exons ATGACGGGGGTCACCCGAGGCTGTTCTTGGCCGTCGCTGACGTGCTTCCGTCGGGATGACGACAAGGAGAAGGAGGATAACCAGGAGCCAGGTGATAAAGCTCTGCAGGAGGACGCTATATCCCTCTACAGTCTTGCAGAAAGTGGAATGCACTCCCCGCAGTGCCGGATCTGCTTCCAGGGCCCAGACAAG GGTGAGCTGTTGAGCCCCTGCCGCTGTGATGGGTCTGTCCGCTACTCTCACCATTCTTGCCTTGTCCGCTGGATCGGGGAAACGGGCTCCTTGAGCTGTGAGATCTGCCACTGCAAGTACCAGGCTTTTTCTGTTGGCACCAAGAACCTATGGCAG TGGCAATCCATCTCCCTGAACTTGACTGAAAAGGGACAGATTTCAGCCATCATCCTGGGCTCTGTCATTTTGGGTTGTGCCACGTGGTCAATTACCACCCTCTTTGCCGAATTCCCTCCTCAGGGTTATATCAGTCAGATATTATACGGCTTTTACGTCTTCATGGAGGTCTTTTGTTCAG GACTTGTGATCCTACAAGGACCGTGTCTTTACCGGATTATAAAGCGCTGGCATATAATGAACCAGAACTGGAAAGTGCTGAATTATGAAAAAAGGAAAGACTTGAGTAGTTCCGACAGCAAAGGTGGTGAGGAAAGCATCACTGTCGAAGTCCCAGACAATGGGCAGGAGCCGAGGCGACGTTCAAGGTCTTGCATTACTCTCTACGTTGGCAATACTATTCTGAGAATCCTGAACAGGTTAAGGCCCAACAACCTTACCGTTAACCATGAGGTCGTCATGAGGGTGACCACTGTATAA
- the LOC144024405 gene encoding E3 SUMO-protein ligase ZBED1-like produces MDVGASSSETDYICNAPATFKSYVWKHYGFAKKDGKLDKTFVICKECRVKKPYNGSTTNMQTHLKRIHHIADSTNKCTTAASASSSSSDTGDGLSKSGQEDKKSFTSYFGGPLAGNSDRAMAITKAIAYFICKDMQPYSVVENEGFRQLVHVLEPRYKIPDRSVFTDKHISDLYNKVRSEIVVSLNSAQRVALTVDGWTSCATDSYITVTAHHIDMEWEMQNFVLQTRAFRESHTGANLAELLRDVSREWKIGDKKPALVTDNATNMILAGSAAEMKPHVRCIAHTLNLSSQKTFKVDQVKPILVKIRRIVTFFHKSTKASDALRDQQHSLGLAHHKLIHDVSTRWNSSLEMLERFWEQKDAVAAVLRKIKPRGEPLPALSDNEIKVIPEIVKLMSPLKLATKLLSEEKTPTLSIVSPLLAKLRSEFGENHSDLAVIGKMKENFRQDFESRYNYIQDFLNNASALDPRFKDLHFMDADNTVKDVIFLRIADQVEDMARADGMLDDESQAAQAEGDGRGHREEEDDNEVEEMEEDERDEELEPPKKRSAMDQLLGGFLAPVRRPQQTIRERAKEEITKYRGRDGLDVNGDVLQWWKEQVDLPLLSKLARSYLSIPATSVPSERVFSTAGDIITAERSRLLPEHVDQLIFLKKNLKQHHMKCITK; encoded by the exons ATGGACGTTGGCGCGAGCAGCAGTGAGACAGATTACATATGCAATGCACCCGCAACGTTTAAATCATATGTTTGGAAACACTACGGATTCGCAAAGAAAGACGGAAAGCTTGACAAAACGTTCGTCATTTGCAAAGAATGCCGCGTGAAGAAGCCGTACAACGGCAGCACGACAAACATGCAGACCCACTTAAAAAGGATACACCACATCGCGGACAGTACGAACAAGTGTACAACAGCCGCCTCCGCGTCTAGTTCCTCGTCGGACACCGGAGACGGACTAAGCAAATCAGGTCAGGAGGATAAGAAAAGTTTTACTTCTTATTTTGGGGGTCCTCTCGCAGGAAACTCTGACCGTGCAATGGCTATAACTAAGGCCATTGCTTACTTCATATGTAAAGACATGCAGCCTTATAGCGTAGTGGAAAATGAGGGCTTCAGACAGCTCGTGCACGTTTTGGAACCCAGGTATAAAATACCAGACAGGTCTGTCTTCACTGACAAACATATTTCCGACCTGTACAACAAAGTGAGAAGTGAGATAGTTGTGTCGCTGAACAGTGCACAAAGAGTCGCACTTACAGTGGATGGGTGGACGTCTTGCGCCACTGACTCATATATAACAGTGACGGCACACCACATTGACATGGAGTGGGAAATGCAAAACTTCGTTCTCCAGACCAGAGCTTTCCGTGAGTCCCACACCGGAGCAAATCTTGCAGAGTTACTGCGCGACGTTAGCCGCGAGTGGAAGATTGGTGACAAGAAGCCAGCGTTAGTCACGGATAATGCAACAAACATGATCCTGGCTGGGTCTGCTGCAGAAATGAAGCCGCATGTGCGGTGCATAGCACACACACTGAATTTGTCCTcgcaaaaaacatttaaagtagACCAGGTGAAACCTATCCTGGTGAAAATAAGGAGAATCGTAACATTTTTTCACAAAAGTACGAAAGCTTCTGATGCTCTCCGTGATCAGCAGCACAGCTTGGGTCTGGCACACCACAAGCTAATCCATGATGTTTCCACAAGGTGGAATAGTTCCCTTGAGATGTTGGAGCGTTTTTGGGAACAGAAGGATGCCGTGGCAGCAGTATTAAGGAAAATCAAGCCAAGGGGAGAACCACTGCCTGCCCTCTCagataatgaaataaaagttaTCCCAGAAATTGTGAAACTGATGTCCCCCCTGAAATTGGCAACCAAGCTCCTCAGTGAGGAAAAGACCCCCACTCTCTCCATCGTTTCCCCACTACTGGCTAAACTACGGTCAGAATTTGGAGAAAACCACAGCGATCTAGCAGTCATTggcaaaatgaaagaaaatttcAGACAGGACTTTGAGTCCCGTTACAACTACATCCAAGATTTCCTCAACAATGCTTCAGCACTTGACCCCCGCTTCAAAGACCTCCACTTCATGGATGCTGACAACACTGTAAAGGATGTGATATTCCTGAGGATAGCAGACCAAGTGGAGGATATG GCAAGGGCTGATGGTATGCTGGATGACGAGAGCCAGGCAGCTCAAGCAGAAGGAGATGGGAGAGGCCacagggaggaggaggacgacaaTGAGGTGGAGGAGATGGAGGAAGATGAGAGAG ATGAAGAGCTAGAGCCTCCCAAGAAAAGGTCAGCCATGGACCAGCTGCTTGGAGGTTTCCTGGCTCCAGTGAGAAGACCACAGCAGACCATAAGGGAGAGAGCTAAGGAggaaataacaaaataccggGGGAGGGATGGGTTAGATGTCAATGGTGACGTGTTGCAGTGGTGGAAAGAACAAGTGGATCTTCCACTGCTTTCAAAATTGGCCAGGAGCTATTTGTCCATCCCTGCAACAAGTGTCCCTTCTGAAAGAGTGTTCAGCACAGCAGGTGACATTATAACAGCAGAGCGCAGTCGGCTTCTTCCTGAACATGTAGACCAACTAAtcttcctgaaaaaaaatctgaagcaGCACCATATGAAATGCATCACAAAGTGA
- the cdk4 gene encoding cyclin-dependent kinase 4, producing MAHGASIQYERVAEIGGGAYGTVYKARDMESGRFVALKSVRVQADHNGLPVSMVREVALLKRLEQFGHPNVVRLMDVCATQRSEQETKVTLVFEHVEQDLKTYLEKAPAPGLAPERIKDLMKQLLCGLAFLHSNRVMHRDLKPENILVTSQGQVKLADFGLARMFSCHMALTPVVVTLWYRPPEVLLQSSYATPVDIWSSGCIFAEMFKRKPLFNGESEVDQLGKIFEVIGVPPEEEWPTGATLSRKHFPAFSARPITDFVPEINELGAQLLLEMLTFDPCNRISALNALDHPYFRNEEILTETKS from the exons ATGGCCCACGGCGCCAGCATCCAGTATGAGCGAGTGGCGGAGATAGGCGGCGGAGCTTACGGGACCGTGTATAAGGCCCGTGATATGGAGAGTGGTAGGTTTGTGGCTCTAAAAAGCGTGCGGGTCCAGGCAGACCATAATGGCCTCCCCGTTTCCATGGTCAGAGAGGTGGCTCTGTTAAAGCGACTGGAGCAGTTTGGCCACCCCAATGTGGTCAG GCTTATGGACGTGTGCGCCACCCAGAGGTCGGAGCAGGAGACTAAAGTCACTTTAGTCTTTGAACATGTGGAGCAAGATCTCAAGACGTACTTGGAGAAAGCGCCAGCTCCGGGGTTGGCCCCTGAACGCATCAAA GACTTGATGAAACAACTGCTGTGCGGTCTGGCATTCCTGCACTCAAACCGTGTGATGCACAGAGACCTGAAACCAGAGAATATTTTGGTAACCAGCCAGGGTCAGGTGAAGCTGGCTGACTTTGGACTGGCGCGCATGTTCAGCTGCCACATGGCCCTCACTCCCGTG GTGGTGACACTGTGGTATCGGCCTCCCGAGGTTTTGCTGCAGTCGAGCTACGCTACACCTGTGGACATCTGGAGCTCCGGCTGCATCTTTGCGGAAATGTTCAAACGCAA aCCCTTATTCAATGGAGAATCTGAAGTGGACCAACTCGGGAAAATCTTTGA AGTGATTGGTGTGCCACCAGAGGAGGAGTGGCCAACTGGTGCCACACTTTCAAGAAAACACTTCCCCGCTTTCTCGGCTCGCCCAATAACTGACTTTGTTCCAGAGATAAATGAGCTGGGGGCGCAACTGCTGCTG GAAATGTTAACCTTTGACCCCTGCAATCGAATATCCGCCCTGAACGCACTAGATCATCCGTATTTTCGCAATGAGGAGATATTGACTGAGACAAAAAGCTGA